Proteins from one uncultured Cohaesibacter sp. genomic window:
- the ruvA gene encoding Holliday junction branch migration protein RuvA, translating into MIGKLKGLIDEYADGYVIVDVGGVGYEVHCSNQTLQSLPSIGEAATVLIETHVREDQIKLFGFATALERDWFRLLTTVQGVGQKVALAILSTLKISELTSAIALQDKTMVARSPGVGPKVAQRIVSELKDKTPSLAATDGAVANLQAEIDAVGAPKAMAEAVSALSNLGYSQVQAGAAVATIIKREGEGLGTAALIRHALKELSQ; encoded by the coding sequence ATGATTGGCAAGCTCAAGGGGTTGATCGATGAATATGCTGATGGCTATGTCATCGTTGATGTCGGTGGTGTTGGCTATGAGGTTCATTGCTCGAACCAGACCTTGCAATCCTTGCCTTCGATCGGGGAAGCTGCGACGGTTCTGATCGAAACCCATGTGCGGGAAGACCAGATCAAGCTTTTCGGCTTCGCAACAGCGCTTGAACGGGACTGGTTCCGGCTTTTGACAACTGTGCAAGGGGTAGGGCAGAAGGTGGCTTTGGCCATTCTCTCGACCCTCAAGATTTCCGAATTGACCTCGGCCATTGCCCTGCAGGACAAAACCATGGTTGCCCGCTCTCCCGGTGTCGGGCCCAAGGTGGCCCAGCGGATTGTCTCCGAGCTGAAGGACAAGACGCCGAGCCTTGCTGCAACCGATGGGGCCGTAGCCAATCTGCAGGCCGAGATCGATGCCGTTGGCGCGCCAAAAGCCATGGCAGAGGCGGTTTCGGCGCTCTCCAATCTGGGCTATTCTCAGGTTCAGGCAGGTGCAGCGGTCGCCACCATCATCAAGCGGGAAGGGGAGGGGCTGGGTACCGCTGCTCTCATTCGTCATGCGCTCAAGGAGCTTAGCCAATGA
- the tilS gene encoding tRNA lysidine(34) synthetase TilS, protein MPNANVTTAEDDPSKAQPLSDAELDAAFSFMLDALKKTHSSRSEAESQGAAQARLPLLLAVSGGADSVSLMVLCHEWVERNKLPISLSVASVDHRLRPEAADECAYVGKLARLRGMDHATLVWDEEKSHSNLQGEAREARYRLLSEHAHRLGCAHIVIAHHQDDQAETLLMRLIRGSGVTGLAAMRPQQAFGAVTLLRPLMAFPKARLKASLNARSIDWFEDPSNQSPNYMRVRVRSLLPVFAQEGCDSARLAATARRLQRADQALGEIAYGFYLRHIASEPGRSLSVSLTSLREQSDEIRLRLLRMMIADVVAPAYPPREEKLMAIDAALGGEELLEKRMKRTVAGCCFEVSAARLWVYREPGRNRQEIALDRPCEVNWQGLYSVKISGAFAGDVLAGERLDIVLRPLGEDGRTLLSKEGLSFPEQGWSGESGPKGIIEALPSVWCDGRPQFVVDWPKVEVVEDFHVEFEEKHSNFDANETLE, encoded by the coding sequence GTGCCAAATGCTAATGTAACGACCGCTGAAGACGATCCGTCTAAGGCTCAGCCGCTGTCCGATGCAGAATTGGACGCGGCCTTTTCTTTTATGCTTGATGCTCTGAAGAAGACACATTCCTCCCGATCTGAGGCTGAGAGCCAAGGCGCGGCGCAGGCTCGTTTGCCGCTTTTGCTGGCGGTTTCCGGCGGTGCAGATTCGGTCAGTCTGATGGTGCTTTGCCATGAGTGGGTCGAGCGCAACAAGCTGCCCATTTCCCTGTCTGTTGCCAGTGTGGATCATCGCCTGCGGCCTGAGGCTGCGGACGAATGCGCCTATGTGGGTAAGCTTGCCCGGTTGCGCGGGATGGACCACGCGACGCTCGTCTGGGATGAAGAGAAATCCCACTCAAATCTTCAGGGGGAGGCGCGTGAAGCTCGCTACCGGCTTTTGTCAGAGCATGCCCATCGTTTGGGATGCGCTCATATTGTGATTGCGCATCATCAGGATGATCAGGCGGAAACCTTATTGATGCGGCTCATCCGCGGCAGTGGCGTGACGGGATTGGCGGCGATGCGGCCACAACAGGCCTTCGGAGCGGTTACTCTTCTGCGGCCCCTGATGGCGTTTCCCAAGGCGCGGTTAAAGGCAAGCCTTAATGCGCGGTCAATCGACTGGTTCGAGGATCCGAGCAACCAGAGCCCGAACTATATGCGCGTGCGTGTGCGCTCCCTGCTTCCGGTCTTTGCGCAAGAAGGATGCGATTCTGCCCGCTTGGCCGCAACGGCCCGGCGATTGCAACGGGCAGATCAGGCTCTAGGTGAAATTGCCTATGGATTTTATCTGCGACATATCGCCTCGGAGCCAGGGCGGTCTCTCTCTGTTTCCCTTACCTCTCTGCGAGAACAGAGCGACGAGATCCGTCTTCGTCTGCTGCGCATGATGATCGCTGATGTGGTCGCTCCGGCCTATCCGCCAAGGGAAGAAAAGCTGATGGCGATTGATGCTGCTCTTGGTGGGGAGGAGCTCCTTGAGAAGCGGATGAAGCGGACTGTGGCAGGCTGTTGCTTTGAAGTTTCGGCTGCGCGCCTTTGGGTTTATCGTGAACCGGGGCGCAATCGGCAGGAAATTGCGCTTGATCGCCCGTGTGAGGTGAACTGGCAAGGGCTTTATAGCGTAAAGATTTCAGGCGCTTTTGCGGGCGATGTCTTGGCCGGGGAGCGATTGGATATTGTGCTGCGGCCATTGGGCGAGGACGGTCGAACATTGTTGAGTAAGGAAGGGCTTTCTTTCCCTGAGCAAGGATGGAGCGGCGAATCTGGCCCCAAGGGGATCATTGAGGCGCTTCCCTCTGTCTGGTGTGATGGACGCCCCCAGTTTGTGGTTGATTGGCCAAAAGTTGAGGTGGTTGAGGATTTTCACGTTGAATTTGAGGAAAAACATTCGAATTTCGACGCAAATGAAACGTTAGAGTAA
- the ybgF gene encoding tol-pal system protein YbgF, with translation MNRFFVAMVAVVVGGSGAALASSQTSQNGLSSRIGALETQVAEHGVPMPPMPIASQPERMQVAQSAAGLAVRVDRLEEQMRQYNGQIEELNFRVRQLQEQLQRFQEDTEFRFQDLEGGKRPRRSSNNRPQPSNPAPQQFDQLGSPPQSLGSLSQDPVPQNNDFGSSNLIGQAPSSNGSAPIDLSSMLGGGGGGVSQPANNGSFGASSTGGLTGDPNSDYDVAYGYMLQSDYVAAEQAFQQFVGAYSQDRRLPDGYYWLGEAKFQQGKYRDAIQVFLDAYSKYPSAQKAPDMLLRTGMSLRQINERDAACATYEELLQKFPNASSAIRQRVRAEIQSAKC, from the coding sequence ATGAATAGATTTTTTGTAGCCATGGTGGCAGTGGTCGTAGGTGGCAGTGGAGCGGCACTTGCTTCTAGTCAAACCTCGCAGAATGGATTATCCAGCCGGATCGGTGCGCTTGAGACGCAGGTGGCCGAACATGGCGTGCCGATGCCGCCCATGCCGATAGCATCTCAGCCCGAGCGCATGCAGGTCGCCCAGTCGGCGGCCGGTCTTGCGGTACGGGTGGATCGCCTTGAAGAGCAGATGCGGCAGTATAATGGTCAGATCGAAGAGCTCAATTTCCGTGTGCGCCAGTTGCAGGAGCAGCTGCAGCGCTTTCAGGAAGATACCGAATTCCGCTTTCAGGATCTGGAAGGTGGGAAACGCCCGCGCCGGTCTTCAAACAATCGGCCGCAACCGAGCAATCCGGCCCCGCAGCAATTTGATCAACTTGGCAGCCCACCACAAAGTCTGGGCAGCCTTTCGCAAGATCCTGTGCCCCAAAATAATGATTTCGGCAGTTCAAACCTGATCGGGCAAGCTCCGAGCAGCAATGGATCTGCCCCGATTGATCTGTCATCCATGCTGGGCGGTGGCGGCGGCGGGGTCAGCCAACCTGCGAATAACGGATCTTTTGGCGCCAGCTCGACGGGCGGGCTGACCGGGGACCCGAATTCGGATTATGATGTGGCTTATGGCTATATGCTTCAGAGCGATTACGTCGCCGCAGAACAAGCCTTTCAGCAATTTGTCGGGGCCTACAGTCAGGATCGTCGTCTTCCGGATGGCTATTACTGGCTGGGCGAAGCCAAATTCCAGCAGGGCAAATATCGCGACGCTATTCAGGTCTTTCTGGATGCCTATTCCAAATATCCAAGCGCGCAGAAAGCCCCTGACATGCTGTTGAGAACGGGCATGTCTCTGCGCCAGATCAACGAACGTGACGCGGCTTGCGCGACCTATGAGGAATTGCTGCAGAAATTCCCCAATGCATCATCCGCTATCCGTCAGCGCGTGCGGGCAGAGATTCAAAGTGCCAAATGCTAA
- the ruvC gene encoding crossover junction endodeoxyribonuclease RuvC, which produces MREHPTRIVGFDPGLRKTGWGAIDVINNRLIFVGSGLITSEGKSDLATRLLQLHNGVMSVLQKYEPQEVAVEQTFVNKDATATLKLGHARAISLLAPAQLGLPVSEYAPNAVKKTVVGVGHADKNQVQTMVKMLLPKAHFDSEDAADALAIAICHAHQRGQKTYKIA; this is translated from the coding sequence ATGAGAGAGCATCCTACCAGAATCGTTGGCTTCGACCCCGGATTGCGCAAAACCGGATGGGGCGCCATTGACGTGATCAACAACCGGCTGATCTTTGTCGGCTCGGGCCTGATCACATCAGAGGGCAAGAGCGACCTTGCGACCCGTCTGCTTCAATTGCACAACGGGGTCATGAGTGTGTTGCAGAAATATGAGCCACAGGAGGTGGCTGTCGAGCAGACCTTTGTCAACAAGGACGCGACAGCGACTCTGAAGCTGGGGCATGCAAGGGCCATTTCCCTGCTGGCACCGGCGCAGCTCGGGCTGCCTGTGTCTGAATATGCGCCCAACGCGGTCAAGAAAACCGTTGTTGGGGTGGGGCATGCGGACAAGAATCAGGTGCAGACCATGGTCAAGATGTTGCTGCCCAAGGCCCATTTCGATAGCGAGGATGCGGCCGATGCGCTTGCCATCGCCATTTGTCACGCGCATCAGCGCGGGCAGAAGACCTATAAGATTGCTTAG
- the ybgC gene encoding tol-pal system-associated acyl-CoA thioesterase, whose amino-acid sequence MPEHRNEGDWPDLAGRLTDYGHQQMIRIYYEDTDFSGIVYHASYLRFIERGRSDYIRLLGVQHSALDSGENGERLALAVRHMDINYLRSAHIDDILKVETRINTIKGARMILDQQILRGEEVLFTAQVTVVAITREGKPRRLPEKMRKILVP is encoded by the coding sequence ATGCCTGAGCATCGCAATGAAGGCGACTGGCCAGATCTTGCCGGTCGATTGACTGACTACGGACATCAGCAGATGATCCGGATTTACTACGAAGACACAGACTTTTCCGGTATCGTCTATCATGCCTCCTACCTGCGGTTTATTGAACGCGGGCGCTCTGACTATATCCGGCTTCTGGGGGTGCAGCATAGCGCACTTGATAGTGGCGAGAATGGCGAGAGGCTGGCTTTGGCCGTGCGTCATATGGATATCAACTATCTGCGGTCTGCCCATATCGATGATATTCTGAAGGTCGAGACGCGCATCAACACCATCAAGGGCGCGCGCATGATACTCGATCAGCAGATCTTGCGTGGCGAAGAGGTGCTGTTTACTGCACAAGTGACCGTTGTTGCCATCACTCGTGAGGGAAAACCCCGTCGTTTGCCTGAAAAGATGAGAAAAATTTTGGTCCCCTGA
- a CDS encoding YebC/PmpR family DNA-binding transcriptional regulator: MAGHSKFKNIMYRKGAQDAKRSKLFSKLSKEITVAAKMGGGDPDSNARLRLAIQNARGQSMPKDNIDRAIKKAEAGDEGNFDEVRYEGYGPAGTALVVEALTDNRNRTASNVRAAFTKSGGSLGETGSVAFMFDRVGEIYYPAEVGDADTVLEAAIEAGADDVVSDEEGHTIYTTFEDMNDVGKALEEAFGKEAESQKAIWKPQNEIDVDAEKAEKIMKLINVLEDDDDVQNVYSNFTMSDEVAASLEG, encoded by the coding sequence ATGGCAGGCCATTCAAAATTCAAGAACATCATGTATCGCAAGGGCGCACAGGATGCCAAGCGGTCCAAGCTGTTCTCCAAACTTTCCAAGGAGATTACCGTTGCCGCGAAAATGGGTGGCGGAGATCCGGATTCGAACGCCCGTTTGCGTCTGGCTATTCAGAACGCGCGTGGCCAGTCCATGCCCAAGGATAATATCGACCGTGCCATCAAGAAGGCTGAAGCCGGTGATGAAGGCAACTTCGATGAAGTCCGGTATGAAGGCTATGGCCCGGCAGGCACGGCACTTGTTGTTGAAGCCCTGACCGATAACCGCAACCGTACTGCTTCCAACGTGCGTGCAGCCTTTACCAAAAGTGGCGGGTCTTTGGGGGAAACCGGCTCGGTTGCCTTCATGTTCGATCGCGTCGGTGAAATTTATTATCCGGCAGAGGTTGGTGATGCAGATACTGTCCTGGAAGCTGCTATCGAAGCTGGCGCTGATGACGTGGTCAGCGACGAAGAAGGGCACACCATCTATACCACATTTGAAGACATGAATGATGTGGGCAAGGCTTTGGAAGAGGCCTTCGGCAAGGAAGCCGAATCCCAGAAAGCTATCTGGAAACCACAGAACGAGATCGATGTTGACGCTGAAAAAGCCGAAAAGATCATGAAGCTGATCAACGTTCTGGAAGATGATGACGACGTACAGAATGTCTATTCAAACTTCACCATGAGCGATGAAGTGGCTGCGTCTCTGGAAGGCTGA
- a CDS encoding cell envelope biogenesis protein TolA yields MSDLEILPIELVSVSDVTDVVKGEATAEVQEEVKEATKKTPEPIEEVPEPAPKVAPKPEEAAPQEQAEPQPPVVEPDPVPTPEPEPAPEPEPEPEPQPEPEVAPEPEPTPEPEPEKPAEVAPKPIAALPKIKPRIPRQPARQEEPKREFDVNALKALANEAETGAPTQSGAQDQSASFGSRNGTEAAAMTQSELDALRAQISRCWSPPVGAADASQLAVKIEFGLDRQGNVNFGPQPIQYPANQFGVAAVESAMRAVRRCAPYSLPADKYEAWRRVRINFDPSDMF; encoded by the coding sequence GTGAGCGATCTTGAAATCCTGCCGATCGAGTTGGTGTCCGTCTCTGATGTGACCGATGTGGTCAAGGGGGAGGCTACCGCAGAGGTTCAGGAAGAGGTCAAGGAAGCGACAAAGAAGACGCCTGAACCAATTGAGGAAGTTCCGGAGCCAGCGCCCAAGGTTGCGCCGAAACCGGAAGAGGCTGCACCGCAGGAGCAGGCGGAACCGCAGCCGCCCGTTGTTGAGCCTGATCCGGTTCCTACGCCGGAGCCCGAGCCAGCTCCTGAACCGGAGCCCGAGCCGGAACCACAGCCAGAACCTGAGGTGGCCCCGGAGCCAGAACCAACGCCCGAGCCAGAGCCTGAAAAGCCAGCAGAAGTAGCGCCAAAACCGATTGCGGCCTTGCCCAAGATCAAGCCTCGCATTCCGCGCCAGCCTGCCCGTCAGGAAGAGCCCAAGCGTGAGTTTGATGTCAATGCGCTGAAGGCCCTAGCCAATGAGGCCGAGACGGGAGCTCCCACCCAGAGTGGCGCGCAGGATCAATCCGCTTCCTTCGGCTCCAGAAACGGCACCGAGGCAGCTGCGATGACGCAGAGCGAACTGGATGCCTTGCGGGCGCAGATTTCCCGTTGCTGGTCGCCGCCGGTTGGTGCCGCGGATGCGTCACAATTGGCTGTAAAGATCGAGTTCGGGCTCGACCGGCAGGGCAATGTGAATTTTGGGCCTCAGCCGATCCAGTATCCGGCCAACCAGTTCGGTGTTGCTGCCGTTGAAAGCGCCATGCGTGCGGTTCGCCGCTGTGCCCCATACTCGCTGCCAGCTGATAAATATGAAGCTTGGCGCCGTGTCCGGATCAATTTTGATCCAAGCGACATGTTCTAG
- the pal gene encoding peptidoglycan-associated lipoprotein Pal, with amino-acid sequence MSNRAKSSIRVVFGVALLTALAACSSTPDKLSGAGLNSATPGTAQDFVVNVGDRVFFETDSSDLNYSAQATLDKQATWLQQYPNYRIAIEGHADERGTREYNIALGARRANSVRNYLVSKGIQSGRLTTKSYGKERPVAVCNDISCWSQNRRAVTTLAN; translated from the coding sequence ATGTCAAATCGTGCAAAATCTTCCATTCGTGTTGTATTCGGCGTCGCTCTGCTGACTGCGTTGGCAGCCTGTTCTTCGACGCCTGACAAGTTGAGTGGTGCTGGTCTGAACTCGGCGACCCCGGGTACGGCACAGGATTTCGTGGTCAATGTTGGCGACCGTGTCTTCTTTGAAACCGATAGTTCCGATCTGAACTACTCGGCGCAGGCCACTCTGGACAAACAGGCCACCTGGCTGCAGCAATATCCCAACTATCGCATTGCGATTGAAGGGCATGCCGACGAACGAGGAACCCGCGAGTATAACATCGCTCTGGGTGCTCGCCGAGCCAACTCGGTGCGTAACTATCTCGTCTCCAAAGGCATTCAGTCTGGCCGCCTGACGACCAAATCCTATGGCAAGGAACGTCCTGTTGCGGTCTGCAACGACATTTCCTGCTGGTCTCAGAACCGCCGCGCCGTTACGACGCTGGCAAACTGA
- the tolB gene encoding Tol-Pal system beta propeller repeat protein TolB: MAMVRPSYALIEIDITRGNIQPMPIAITDFSGVGQGVEISKVIEADLQRSGLFAPLNRNTFLQKDLSSSSVPSFSNWTVINAQALVTGTVTREADGRLKAEFRLWDVYAGKQMTGQQFFTTPENWRRVAHIISDAIYERLTGEKGYFDTRIVFVDESGPKDGRVKRLAIMDQDGANVRYLTDGRNLVLTPRFSPTKQEITYMALEDGEPRAYLLNIESGRRSVVGQFPGMSFSSRFSPDGQSIALSLQQGGDANIYRMDLRNGKITRLTNSASIDTSPSFSPDGRQITFESDRGGRQQIYVMGVDGSNVQRISFGEGSYSTPVWSPRGDLIAFTKRYKGEFQIGVMKTDGSRERILVSGFHNEGPTWAPNGRVLMFFSESQGPNGGPKLYSIDLTGRNKYMVPTPAFASDPAWSPLID, encoded by the coding sequence ATGGCCATGGTTCGCCCCAGCTATGCTCTGATCGAAATTGACATCACGCGCGGCAATATCCAGCCGATGCCGATTGCTATTACCGATTTCAGCGGTGTGGGACAGGGCGTGGAGATTTCCAAGGTGATCGAGGCGGATTTACAACGCTCGGGCCTTTTTGCGCCGCTCAATCGGAATACCTTTCTGCAGAAGGATCTGTCATCTTCATCCGTGCCATCCTTTTCAAACTGGACCGTTATCAATGCCCAGGCTCTGGTGACAGGCACCGTGACCCGCGAAGCCGATGGACGCCTCAAGGCTGAGTTTCGCCTGTGGGACGTTTATGCAGGCAAACAGATGACCGGCCAGCAATTTTTCACCACACCGGAAAACTGGCGCCGTGTCGCGCACATCATCTCGGATGCCATCTACGAGCGTCTGACCGGTGAAAAGGGCTATTTTGATACCCGTATCGTCTTTGTCGATGAAAGCGGACCCAAGGACGGGCGCGTCAAACGTTTGGCCATCATGGATCAGGATGGTGCCAATGTGCGCTATCTGACGGATGGGCGCAATCTGGTGCTGACACCGCGCTTCTCGCCAACCAAGCAGGAAATCACCTATATGGCTCTGGAAGACGGGGAGCCGCGCGCCTATCTGCTCAACATCGAATCCGGTCGTCGGTCTGTTGTTGGGCAGTTTCCGGGCATGAGCTTCTCTTCCCGTTTCTCTCCTGATGGCCAGAGCATTGCGCTTAGCCTGCAGCAGGGTGGCGACGCCAACATCTACCGTATGGATCTGCGCAACGGCAAGATCACCCGCCTGACCAACTCGGCCTCCATTGATACCAGCCCGAGCTTTTCGCCCGATGGTCGCCAAATCACTTTTGAAAGCGACCGTGGCGGCAGACAGCAGATTTATGTCATGGGCGTCGATGGCTCCAATGTGCAGCGTATCAGCTTTGGCGAAGGCAGCTATTCAACACCGGTCTGGTCACCTAGGGGCGATCTTATTGCCTTTACCAAGCGCTATAAAGGCGAGTTCCAGATCGGGGTCATGAAGACGGATGGATCTCGTGAGCGCATTCTTGTCAGCGGTTTCCACAATGAAGGGCCAACTTGGGCTCCCAATGGGCGCGTGCTGATGTTCTTCTCTGAAAGTCAGGGACCCAATGGTGGGCCGAAGCTCTATTCTATCGATCTCACCGGCCGCAACAAATATATGGTCCCGACGCCTGCCTTTGCGTCAGACCCGGCCTGGTCGCCTCTCATCGATTGA
- the tolR gene encoding protein TolR produces the protein MGMGSMGSPGTSRRRGARRAMRHRPVAEINVTPMVDVMLVLLIIFMVSAPMMTVGVPLDLPESTAKPLSSQTEPLTLSIRKDGSIYLQDQQVEFDALVDTLLGVAENGYEERIFVRGDKDVDYGSIMKVMGAMNRAGFKKIGLVSTEELQ, from the coding sequence ATGGGTATGGGCTCGATGGGGTCTCCAGGAACGTCACGCAGGCGCGGTGCGCGCCGTGCTATGCGCCACAGGCCTGTTGCTGAAATTAACGTGACGCCAATGGTCGACGTCATGCTGGTGTTGCTCATCATTTTCATGGTGTCTGCGCCAATGATGACGGTGGGTGTTCCGCTCGATTTGCCAGAAAGCACGGCCAAGCCGCTCTCCAGCCAGACCGAACCGCTGACGCTTTCCATTCGCAAGGATGGCAGCATCTATCTGCAGGATCAGCAAGTGGAGTTTGATGCTCTGGTCGATACCCTGCTCGGCGTCGCTGAGAATGGCTATGAAGAGCGAATCTTTGTGCGTGGTGACAAAGATGTGGACTATGGCTCCATCATGAAGGTGATGGGCGCGATGAACCGCGCCGGTTTCAAGAAAATCGGGCTGGTTAGCACCGAGGAGCTTCAATAA
- the tolQ gene encoding protein TolQ, with amino-acid sequence MPNEVVQTALANATTDVSLMTLFMQAHIVVKLVMVGLMAASVWSWAIIIDKSLLYTRTKRQMDRFEKVFWSGQSLEDLYQTLSGRPNHAMAALFVAAMREWKRSFEGQARSVAGLPARLEKVLDVTLSREVDRLEKRLLFLATVGSAAPFVGLFGTVWGIMSAFQGIAASKNTSLAVVAPGIAEALFATAIGLVAAIPAVIAYNKLASIASQHAMRLEGFADEFSAILSRLMDERG; translated from the coding sequence ATGCCCAATGAGGTTGTGCAAACAGCCCTTGCCAATGCCACTACCGATGTATCGCTGATGACCCTGTTCATGCAGGCTCATATTGTGGTCAAGCTCGTGATGGTTGGCTTGATGGCTGCGTCGGTCTGGTCTTGGGCGATCATCATCGACAAGAGTTTGCTTTACACGCGCACCAAGCGACAGATGGACCGGTTTGAAAAGGTCTTTTGGTCCGGGCAATCTCTTGAAGACCTCTATCAGACGCTTTCGGGGCGTCCCAATCATGCCATGGCGGCGCTGTTCGTTGCCGCGATGCGCGAATGGAAACGCAGTTTCGAGGGACAGGCCCGTTCGGTTGCCGGTTTGCCAGCGCGCCTTGAAAAGGTGCTTGATGTGACCTTGTCCCGCGAGGTGGATCGACTGGAAAAACGCTTGCTGTTTCTGGCAACCGTTGGCTCGGCGGCGCCCTTTGTTGGTCTGTTTGGTACGGTTTGGGGCATTATGAGCGCGTTTCAGGGCATCGCTGCATCCAAAAATACGTCCCTTGCCGTGGTTGCCCCCGGTATTGCCGAAGCCCTGTTTGCAACGGCAATTGGTCTGGTTGCCGCTATTCCTGCGGTTATTGCCTATAACAAGCTGGCGTCGATCGCCTCCCAGCACGCCATGCGCCTTGAAGGCTTTGCCGATGAGTTCTCCGCGATCCTGTCGCGTCTGATGGACGAAAGGGGTTAA
- the ruvB gene encoding Holliday junction branch migration DNA helicase RuvB, which yields MIEEEERLVAAGTREEDTDRALRPQMLDDFVGQAQARANLSIFIEAARTRKEALDHVLFVGPPGLGKTTLAQIVSHELGVNFKSTSGPVIAKAGDLAALLTNLEENDVLFIDEIHRLNPAVEEILYPAMEDFQLDLIIGEGPAARSVKIDLAKFTLVAATTRLGLLTTPLRDRFGIPVRLNFYTVEELEYIVTRGARLMGVSITRDGATEIARRSRGTPRIAGRLLRRVRDVAIVQAGGEISRELADRALQMLEVDNEGLDALDRRYLTLIATSFGGGPVGVETIAAALSEPRDAIEEIIEPYLIQQGFIQRTPRGRLLAPKAFAHLGLAVPQKDTPPQMGLFAEGIDDA from the coding sequence ATGATTGAAGAGGAAGAGCGCCTCGTTGCGGCGGGCACTCGCGAGGAAGATACGGATCGGGCCCTGCGACCGCAGATGCTGGATGATTTCGTCGGGCAGGCGCAGGCGCGGGCCAATCTTTCGATTTTCATTGAAGCGGCCCGCACGCGCAAGGAAGCGCTTGACCATGTTCTTTTTGTTGGCCCTCCGGGGCTGGGCAAGACGACGCTGGCTCAGATCGTGTCCCACGAGTTGGGCGTGAATTTCAAATCCACGTCCGGTCCTGTCATCGCCAAGGCGGGGGATCTGGCCGCTCTGCTGACCAATCTGGAAGAGAATGACGTTCTCTTTATCGATGAAATCCACAGGCTTAATCCGGCGGTGGAAGAAATTCTCTATCCGGCGATGGAAGACTTCCAGCTCGATCTGATCATCGGAGAGGGGCCTGCGGCCCGCTCAGTGAAGATTGATCTTGCCAAATTCACCCTTGTTGCGGCGACAACGCGGTTGGGGCTTCTGACCACGCCATTGCGGGATCGCTTCGGGATTCCGGTGCGGCTTAATTTTTATACTGTGGAAGAACTGGAATATATTGTCACACGTGGGGCTCGTTTGATGGGAGTATCCATCACCCGGGACGGAGCAACTGAAATTGCCCGCCGTTCGCGCGGAACCCCCCGTATTGCTGGCAGACTTCTGCGGCGCGTGCGAGATGTCGCCATCGTTCAGGCCGGTGGTGAAATCAGTCGTGAATTGGCTGACCGCGCCCTGCAGATGCTCGAAGTTGACAATGAGGGGCTTGACGCCCTAGACAGACGGTACCTGACCTTGATCGCCACCTCCTTTGGCGGTGGTCCGGTTGGAGTAGAGACCATAGCCGCAGCGCTCTCGGAACCTCGGGACGCTATTGAAGAGATAATAGAGCCTTATTTGATCCAGCAGGGATTCATCCAGCGCACACCGCGTGGACGTCTGTTGGCGCCCAAGGCTTTTGCCCATCTTGGGTTGGCTGTGCCTCAGAAAGACACTCCTCCACAAATGGGTCTGTTTGCTGAAGGAATTGATGATGCCTGA